The proteins below come from a single Mesobacillus jeotgali genomic window:
- a CDS encoding hemerythrin domain-containing protein has product MTGCMSGINQDSSFTLSAGLQQLKNEHPPLLDMLANLLDISLKIEEGGQMEENFSRLRELVIEFLAELEPHSEREEGVLFEMMAVYIGREMGPIAVMEYEHDQAKRFIGTFLHNTKDGTTGFTSEKMIENAQMIKNANYTLVSHFAKEESILFPMAENMFSEEEKQELAARIKLI; this is encoded by the coding sequence ATGACAGGTTGTATGAGCGGTATAAACCAAGATTCAAGTTTTACATTAAGTGCAGGTCTTCAGCAATTAAAAAATGAACATCCCCCCTTATTGGATATGCTGGCAAACCTTTTGGATATTTCATTGAAAATTGAGGAAGGGGGGCAGATGGAGGAGAATTTCTCAAGGTTGAGAGAGCTGGTCATTGAGTTTCTTGCTGAGCTTGAGCCGCATTCTGAGCGTGAAGAAGGCGTATTATTTGAAATGATGGCTGTTTATATCGGAAGGGAAATGGGGCCGATTGCGGTTATGGAATATGAACATGATCAGGCAAAACGATTCATTGGAACCTTCCTCCATAACACAAAGGATGGCACGACAGGTTTTACAAGTGAGAAAATGATTGAAAACGCCCAGATGATTAAAAATGCAAATTACACTTTAGTGAGCCATTTTGCTAAAGAAGAAAGCATTCTTTTCCCAATGGCAGAGAATATGTTCAGTGAGGAAGAAAAGCAGGAACTGGCAGCGCGTATAAAATTGATCTAA
- the ltrA gene encoding group II intron reverse transcriptase/maturase produces MLMDLILSRENLIEALKRVEKNKGSHGIDGMSVKSLRRYLYENWDTLCDSLRKGTYQPNPVRRVEIPKPTGGVRLLGIPTVTDRFVQQAIAQVLTPLFDPTFSEHSYGFRPNRRGHDAVRKARGYISEGFRWVIDMDLEKFFDKVNHDKLMGILASRIQDRLVLKLIRKYLQAGIMINGVVYDAEEGTPQGGPLSPLLSNILLDKLDKELERRGHKFVRYADDCNIYMKSKKAGERVMNSITCFIEQKLKLKVNREKSAVDRPWKRKFLGFSFTVNKKPKVRIANESIKRLKAKIRELTSRSKPTPMEVRIEKLNQYLTGWCGYFALADTPSKFKEFDEWIRRRLRMIEWKQWKNPKTRVRKLKSLGVPDQKAYEWGNSRKKYWRIASSPILHKTLDNSYWSNRGLKSLYQRYEFLRQT; encoded by the coding sequence ATGTTAATGGATCTGATTCTGTCACGGGAAAACTTAATAGAAGCACTTAAACGTGTGGAGAAGAACAAAGGGAGTCACGGCATAGATGGAATGTCCGTAAAATCCCTACGAAGATATCTCTATGAAAACTGGGACACCCTTTGTGATTCTTTAAGGAAAGGTACCTATCAACCTAACCCAGTCCGTCGAGTCGAAATCCCGAAACCGACCGGAGGAGTTAGATTACTAGGAATACCTACCGTGACAGACCGGTTCGTTCAACAGGCTATCGCTCAAGTTTTAACCCCGCTCTTTGACCCAACCTTCTCAGAACATAGTTATGGGTTCAGGCCAAATCGAAGAGGCCATGACGCTGTTCGTAAAGCAAGGGGATATATAAGCGAAGGTTTCAGATGGGTGATAGACATGGACTTGGAGAAGTTCTTTGACAAAGTGAATCATGATAAGTTGATGGGGATATTGGCAAGCAGAATCCAAGACCGATTGGTCTTGAAATTAATACGGAAATATCTCCAAGCAGGAATCATGATAAATGGTGTAGTCTACGATGCAGAAGAAGGAACACCACAAGGAGGTCCACTGAGCCCTCTTCTTTCGAATATCCTTTTGGATAAGCTTGATAAAGAGTTAGAAAGGAGAGGGCACAAGTTTGTCCGCTACGCCGATGATTGTAATATCTACATGAAATCGAAGAAAGCTGGAGAACGAGTGATGAACTCGATTACATGCTTCATCGAGCAGAAATTAAAGCTCAAAGTAAATAGAGAGAAATCAGCGGTTGACCGCCCGTGGAAACGAAAGTTCCTTGGCTTTAGCTTTACGGTTAATAAGAAACCGAAGGTTCGAATAGCCAATGAAAGTATTAAAAGGCTTAAAGCCAAAATACGAGAGCTAACCTCCCGTTCTAAACCAACCCCTATGGAAGTTAGAATTGAGAAACTGAATCAATATCTAACGGGATGGTGTGGATATTTTGCATTGGCTGATACACCAAGTAAATTCAAAGAATTTGATGAGTGGATTAGAAGAAGACTTCGTATGATTGAATGGAAACAATGGAAGAACCCCAAGACAAGAGTAAGAAAGCTCAAAAGTCTAGGCGTTCCTGATCAAAAGGCATACGAATGGGGAAACTCCAGAAAGAAATACTGGAGAATAGCCTCTAGTCCAATTCTACACAAAACCCTCGATAACTCTTACTGGAGTAATCGAGGGCTCAAAAGTCTATATCAAAGATATGAATTTCTACGTCAAACTTAA
- a CDS encoding TPM domain-containing protein — MSINRFPGLVAILGILLLLLPTGAIAAPNEIPAPVGDIYVQDFANVLSENEEIQLKNIGRSIDDQTTSQIAVLTVDSIGESSIEEYSVEAYRKFGLGTKENDNGVLLVIAMQEKKIRIEVGYGLEGIIPDGKSGRILDEYAIPHLQNGQPNLAVMNTYQALANEVSGTNEFGSAPRDVQQQDLPIPSWLLVIIVIGVIVLDFMFFGGTLTYLLLSIISRGGGGGGPRGGGGGSSGGGGASRGW; from the coding sequence ATGAGCATAAATAGATTCCCTGGCCTGGTGGCAATACTTGGCATCCTGCTATTGCTGCTTCCTACCGGGGCAATCGCCGCACCAAATGAGATACCTGCACCAGTTGGGGATATATATGTCCAGGATTTCGCCAATGTTTTAAGCGAGAACGAGGAAATACAGTTAAAAAATATCGGAAGGTCGATTGATGATCAGACTACTTCTCAGATTGCTGTCCTTACTGTAGACTCGATCGGCGAGTCAAGCATTGAGGAATACTCAGTCGAAGCTTACAGAAAATTTGGGCTTGGAACGAAAGAAAATGATAACGGCGTGCTGCTAGTGATAGCCATGCAGGAAAAGAAAATCAGGATTGAAGTCGGATATGGACTAGAAGGAATCATCCCTGATGGCAAATCCGGACGAATCCTTGATGAATATGCGATTCCACATTTACAAAATGGCCAGCCTAACCTTGCTGTCATGAATACGTATCAGGCGCTTGCTAACGAGGTATCAGGTACAAATGAATTCGGCAGTGCACCGCGTGATGTTCAGCAGCAAGACTTGCCAATACCATCATGGCTGCTCGTCATAATCGTTATCGGCGTCATTGTCCTGGATTTTATGTTCTTCGGCGGGACCCTAACCTACTTGCTGCTATCGATTATATCGAGAGGCGGCGGTGGCGGAGGACCTCGAGGAGGAGGAGGCGGATCTTCCGGAGGAGGCGGTGCCAGCCGCGGCTGGTAA
- a CDS encoding LemA family protein — protein sequence MKKGLGIVIGLLVLLGIFIMMGVGSYNNFVAEEENVNQAYAQVENQLQRRLDLIPNLVNSVKGYAAHEKEVIQSISDARARLAGANTPEEQATANAELSGALSRLLVVVENYPNLKADRQFTQLMDELAGTENRLAVARKDYNDQVSVYNRKVKQFPGAIIANITGFDEKEYFQADPRAQEAPEVDFGG from the coding sequence GTGAAAAAAGGATTAGGAATTGTCATTGGTTTATTAGTCTTACTAGGAATTTTCATCATGATGGGAGTTGGCAGCTATAATAACTTCGTTGCCGAGGAAGAGAATGTCAACCAGGCATATGCCCAGGTAGAGAACCAGCTTCAGCGGAGACTTGACCTCATCCCAAACCTTGTCAATTCGGTCAAGGGGTATGCAGCTCATGAAAAAGAAGTCATCCAATCCATCTCAGATGCTCGTGCTAGATTAGCGGGAGCGAATACGCCGGAAGAGCAGGCAACTGCTAATGCCGAATTGTCCGGTGCCTTAAGCCGCTTGCTTGTCGTTGTGGAAAACTACCCAAACCTGAAAGCGGACAGGCAGTTCACCCAATTAATGGATGAGCTTGCCGGTACGGAAAATAGACTGGCTGTGGCAAGAAAGGATTACAATGATCAGGTATCCGTTTATAACCGGAAAGTAAAGCAATTCCCAGGTGCCATCATCGCTAACATAACAGGTTTCGACGAAAAGGAATACTTCCAGGCGGACCCTCGGGCACAGGAAGCCCCTGAGGTTGACTTTGGAGGCTGA
- a CDS encoding MarR family winged helix-turn-helix transcriptional regulator, protein MKNETEKSLKLFIVLSRAYRAVNEKVNKVIQRNGLNPTEFAVLELLYHKGEQPLQQIGGKILLASGSITYVVDKLEEKGYLNRVACPKDRRVTYAKISEDGRKLIEEIFPEHSALIHELMDSLNDDEKDTAIELLKKLGLSVSKY, encoded by the coding sequence ATGAAAAATGAGACAGAAAAATCTTTGAAATTATTCATTGTATTATCCAGAGCGTACAGGGCTGTCAATGAAAAGGTGAACAAGGTCATCCAAAGAAATGGACTGAACCCGACTGAATTTGCTGTTTTAGAGCTTTTATACCACAAAGGCGAACAGCCATTGCAGCAAATAGGGGGAAAGATTCTTCTGGCAAGCGGCAGTATCACCTATGTAGTTGATAAACTTGAAGAAAAAGGCTATTTAAACAGAGTAGCCTGTCCTAAAGATCGAAGAGTCACTTATGCGAAAATTTCTGAAGATGGAAGAAAACTAATAGAAGAAATTTTTCCTGAACACAGCGCGTTGATCCACGAACTGATGGACAGCCTGAATGATGATGAAAAAGACACAGCGATTGAGTTGCTAAAAAAGCTGGGCCTATCTGTAAGCAAATATTAA
- a CDS encoding ferredoxin family protein has translation MSTTNIEEKQFLLRFKCDTKSHLTVLDHDVCMTQCPDKLCTVFCPAEVYKWEGKRMQVGYEGCHECGSCRIGCPYQNIKWEYPKGGHGIVFRLA, from the coding sequence ATGTCAACGACAAACATCGAGGAAAAACAATTTCTTTTAAGGTTTAAGTGTGACACGAAATCACATCTGACAGTTTTGGACCATGACGTCTGCATGACGCAGTGCCCTGACAAACTCTGTACCGTATTTTGCCCGGCTGAAGTATACAAGTGGGAAGGGAAAAGGATGCAGGTAGGCTATGAAGGCTGTCATGAATGCGGCAGCTGCCGGATCGGCTGCCCTTACCAGAATATCAAATGGGAATATCCAAAAGGCGGACACGGAATCGTATTCAGGCTAGCCTGA
- a CDS encoding MFS transporter has product MSQSAAAVRAKPQNQNDTAYKILFIIGLVHLLNDSIQSVIPAMFPILEKSMGLSFTQLGMIAFSLNIVSSILQPLIGMATDKKPMPYALPLGLTSTMFGVLGLAFASSFEFVILSVLFIGLGSAVFHPEGSRVAYMAAGPRRGLAQSIYQVGGNSGQALAPLITALILVPLGQFGAIWFTLVAAIAVGLLLYIAAWYSRKLDYEKLAAKAKKASVQVSKGISKNIKMALVLILFLIFARSWYISGMTNFYAFYAIEKYGLSIREAQIFLFAFLVAGAFGTFFGGPLADRFGKKNIIFLSMIATAPLSAIIPFMPYTIAFALLTVSGFILMSSFSVTVVYAQELVPGKIGTMAGLTVGLAFGMGAIGSVGLGYLADLIGLPLMIICVGFLPLLGILTMFLPSDEKLAEWNN; this is encoded by the coding sequence ATGAGCCAATCAGCTGCCGCCGTTAGAGCAAAACCGCAGAACCAAAACGATACAGCATATAAAATACTCTTCATCATCGGATTAGTACATTTACTTAATGATTCTATTCAATCTGTTATTCCAGCGATGTTCCCGATCCTTGAAAAATCTATGGGGCTTTCATTTACCCAATTAGGGATGATCGCCTTTTCTTTGAATATTGTCTCCTCCATCCTTCAGCCCTTGATTGGAATGGCAACTGACAAAAAGCCAATGCCTTATGCCCTGCCGCTGGGTTTGACCTCGACAATGTTCGGTGTTCTTGGCCTTGCATTCGCTTCAAGTTTTGAATTTGTTATTCTTTCCGTTTTATTCATAGGACTTGGGTCAGCTGTTTTCCATCCAGAAGGCTCCCGTGTAGCCTATATGGCAGCCGGCCCGCGCAGGGGATTGGCACAGTCCATATACCAGGTCGGCGGCAATTCCGGGCAGGCACTTGCCCCGCTGATTACTGCGCTCATCCTCGTACCGCTCGGTCAATTCGGAGCAATTTGGTTTACGTTAGTTGCAGCAATTGCTGTTGGTCTGCTCTTATATATCGCAGCCTGGTACAGCCGTAAATTGGATTATGAAAAATTAGCCGCCAAAGCCAAGAAAGCAAGCGTACAGGTCAGCAAGGGAATCTCAAAAAACATTAAAATGGCACTCGTTTTGATTCTATTTTTGATTTTTGCCCGGTCCTGGTATATTTCAGGGATGACGAATTTTTACGCGTTTTATGCAATCGAGAAATATGGCCTTTCGATCAGGGAGGCACAAATATTCCTGTTTGCGTTCCTTGTTGCCGGTGCATTCGGCACATTTTTCGGCGGTCCGCTGGCAGACCGATTTGGAAAGAAAAACATCATATTTTTATCGATGATTGCTACTGCTCCATTGTCCGCAATCATTCCATTTATGCCATATACTATTGCGTTTGCTCTGCTGACGGTAAGCGGCTTTATTCTGATGTCGAGCTTTTCAGTAACTGTTGTATATGCACAGGAGCTCGTTCCGGGCAAAATCGGTACGATGGCTGGCCTGACAGTAGGTCTCGCATTCGGTATGGGGGCCATCGGTTCTGTCGGATTAGGATACCTTGCTGACTTGATCGGATTGCCTCTGATGATCATCTGTGTCGGATTCCTGCCCCTTCTGGGAATTCTGACTATGTTCCTTCCTTCCGATGAAAAACTGGCGGAATGGAACAATTAA
- a CDS encoding phosphotransferase enzyme family protein, translated as MEKAVSSLMNQEILNDFLDRFNLEREVKKLGDFENYVFETYRNGHPYIMRLTHSSHRSKDEVLAELDWMRHLNNEGLSVPEVFPSKNGLLAEEILAEDRSEFYGCLFAKAPGAAVSVRSEKFNEELFKKWGETTARMHHATKSYKPSEGIKARSSWDEDELLSVEKYYPSDERELVENAKEVIAEISALPKNIDNYGVIHTDIHSGNFFYDGEQIHVFDFDDASYHWFASDIAIPLYYSIIYRIPAGEEEARNRFGQMFLDAFIKGYQKANDLPEGWKEQVPLFLMLRDIVLYSVLHKKIAPEDRDEKLKVMMDEIAVRIRNKQPIINIKN; from the coding sequence ATGGAAAAAGCCGTGAGTTCATTGATGAACCAGGAGATTTTAAATGATTTTCTGGATCGGTTTAATCTGGAGAGGGAAGTAAAAAAACTGGGTGATTTTGAGAACTATGTTTTTGAAACATATAGAAATGGCCATCCATATATCATGCGGCTCACACACAGTTCCCACCGGAGCAAGGATGAGGTTTTAGCCGAACTGGACTGGATGAGGCATCTAAACAACGAAGGTCTGTCGGTTCCGGAAGTTTTCCCCTCCAAAAACGGGCTTCTTGCAGAAGAAATTCTGGCAGAAGATAGAAGTGAATTCTATGGTTGTTTATTTGCTAAAGCGCCAGGAGCTGCAGTCAGTGTGCGGTCAGAAAAATTCAATGAAGAACTGTTCAAAAAATGGGGGGAAACGACAGCAAGGATGCATCATGCCACAAAATCCTATAAGCCATCTGAAGGCATAAAAGCACGCAGCAGCTGGGATGAGGACGAACTTTTGTCAGTTGAAAAATATTATCCTTCTGACGAGAGGGAATTAGTAGAAAACGCGAAAGAAGTGATTGCAGAGATTTCCGCTCTTCCAAAAAATATAGATAATTACGGTGTCATCCATACTGACATCCATTCAGGGAACTTTTTTTATGATGGAGAACAGATTCATGTTTTTGATTTTGATGATGCGAGTTACCATTGGTTCGCCTCAGATATCGCAATTCCTTTGTACTATTCAATCATATATCGAATCCCTGCTGGCGAGGAAGAAGCACGAAATCGCTTCGGCCAGATGTTTCTTGATGCGTTTATAAAAGGATACCAAAAAGCGAACGATTTGCCCGAAGGCTGGAAGGAACAAGTTCCGTTGTTCCTGATGCTTCGCGATATTGTCCTGTATTCAGTCCTGCACAAAAAAATCGCTCCAGAGGATAGGGACGAAAAATTGAAAGTTATGATGGATGAAATCGCAGTCAGGATCAGGAATAAACAGCCGATTATAAATATTAAAAACTAA
- a CDS encoding M3 family oligoendopeptidase: MKYEQYTYTRPNLDEVTAKFDKLLEQFKNAGSVEEQSTAMNGINNLRNDVGTMFNLCYIRHSIDTEDEFYKQEQDFLDELAPQVEGLVTKYYEALVSSSFRDELEAKWGSQLFALADAQLKQFSPEIVPLMQKENKLSTEYTKLVASAKIMFEGEERTLAQLDPFTESKDRETRKKASEAKFAFFSEHGEEFDRIYDELVKVRTGMAHKLGYSNFVELAYYRMFRTDYDSSMVAAFRDQVHKYIVRVASKLKERQKNRIGVGELKYYDEPFDFKTGNAAPKGSPDWIIENGQKMYNELSPQTGEFFRYMNENNLMDLVAKKGKAGGGYCTYIENYKSPFIFSNFNGTSGDIDVLTHEAGHAFQVYSSRHFEIPEYNWPTYEACEIHSMSMEFFTWPWMELFFKEDTDKYKFSHLSSALLFLPYGVSVDEFQHWVYENPEATPAERKQQWREIEKKYLPHKDYDGNTYLEEGGFWQRQGHIYNSPFYYIDYTLAQICAFQFWKRSRENQSEAWNDYANLCKLGGSMAFTDLVKEANLISPFEEGCVQSVIGEIESWLDSVDDSKL, translated from the coding sequence GTGAAATATGAGCAATATACATATACCCGCCCGAATTTGGATGAAGTCACTGCTAAATTCGATAAACTTCTCGAACAATTCAAAAATGCAGGCTCTGTTGAGGAGCAAAGCACGGCAATGAATGGCATCAATAATTTGCGCAATGATGTCGGCACAATGTTCAATCTTTGCTATATCCGCCATTCTATCGATACCGAAGATGAGTTCTATAAGCAAGAACAGGATTTCCTGGATGAACTGGCTCCACAGGTAGAGGGCTTGGTGACAAAGTATTATGAAGCACTTGTTTCGTCTTCTTTCCGTGATGAACTCGAAGCCAAATGGGGAAGTCAGCTTTTCGCTTTGGCCGATGCACAGTTAAAACAGTTTTCACCGGAAATCGTTCCATTGATGCAGAAGGAAAACAAGCTTTCCACTGAATATACAAAGCTTGTTGCTTCAGCGAAAATCATGTTCGAAGGGGAAGAGAGGACTCTTGCACAGCTTGATCCTTTTACAGAGTCTAAAGACCGTGAAACAAGAAAGAAAGCAAGTGAAGCTAAATTTGCATTCTTTTCCGAGCATGGAGAAGAGTTCGATCGGATTTATGATGAGCTTGTTAAAGTGAGAACTGGGATGGCCCATAAACTTGGCTACAGTAACTTTGTAGAGCTTGCTTACTATCGCATGTTCCGTACTGACTATGACAGCAGCATGGTAGCAGCATTCAGGGACCAGGTTCATAAATACATCGTTCGGGTCGCTTCGAAGCTTAAGGAACGTCAAAAGAATCGTATAGGTGTCGGGGAATTAAAGTACTATGATGAGCCATTCGATTTCAAAACCGGTAATGCGGCTCCAAAAGGAAGTCCTGACTGGATCATTGAAAATGGACAGAAAATGTATAATGAGCTATCTCCTCAGACAGGCGAATTCTTCCGTTACATGAATGAAAACAATCTGATGGACCTGGTTGCAAAGAAAGGTAAAGCAGGCGGAGGCTATTGCACATATATTGAAAACTATAAGTCACCATTCATATTCTCGAACTTTAACGGCACCTCAGGCGATATTGATGTGCTGACACATGAAGCGGGCCATGCCTTCCAGGTATATTCAAGCCGTCATTTTGAAATTCCGGAATATAACTGGCCTACCTATGAGGCTTGTGAAATCCACTCGATGAGCATGGAGTTCTTCACATGGCCATGGATGGAACTATTCTTCAAAGAGGATACCGATAAATATAAATTCTCGCATCTAAGCAGTGCGCTGCTATTCTTGCCATACGGAGTTTCTGTTGACGAATTCCAGCACTGGGTCTATGAAAATCCTGAGGCTACCCCTGCAGAAAGAAAGCAGCAATGGCGTGAGATCGAGAAGAAGTATTTACCGCATAAAGACTATGATGGAAACACTTATTTAGAAGAAGGCGGATTCTGGCAGCGACAGGGCCATATCTATAATTCACCTTTCTACTATATCGATTACACGCTTGCGCAGATTTGTGCATTCCAATTCTGGAAGCGTTCAAGAGAAAATCAGTCCGAAGCATGGAATGATTATGCTAACCTCTGCAAGCTGGGAGGAAGCATGGCTTTCACTGACCTAGTCAAGGAAGCGAATCTGATTTCACCATTCGAAGAGGGCTGCGTCCAGTCAGTAATTGGCGAAATCGAGAGCTGGCTTGATTCAGTTGACGATAGCAAGCTGTAA